One Sphingomonas limnosediminicola DNA segment encodes these proteins:
- the aceA gene encoding isocitrate lyase: protein MNDFGLVVAAPNGRFDGIERPYGVEDVLKLRGSVPIEHSLARRGALKLWELLHQDEPVRALGALSGNQAMQMVRAGLKAIYLSGWQVAADSNVSGSMYPDQSLYPANSGPELAKKINKTLQRADQIEHMEGGAKRDWFAPIVADAEAGFGGPLNCFEIMKAYIEAGAAGVHFEDQLASEKKCGHLGGKVLIPTQAAVRNLDAARLAADVCGVPTIIVARTDAESAKLITSDVDERDQPFINGERTPEGFFRLKDGTGLDHCIARGLAFAPHADLLWFETSHPNIEEARAFAEGIHAQYAGKLLAYNCSPSFNWKAKLDEQTIANFQRELGAMGYKYQFVTLAGFHSLNHAMFELASAYRDRGMAAYSELQQAEFDSEAAGYTATRHQREVGTGYFDAIATAVSGGQASTVALAESTEAAQFQGNEAVAAE from the coding sequence ATGAACGACTTCGGACTGGTGGTGGCGGCGCCCAACGGGCGGTTCGACGGGATCGAACGGCCGTACGGCGTCGAGGATGTGCTGAAGCTTCGCGGCTCCGTGCCGATCGAGCATTCCCTCGCCCGCCGTGGCGCGCTGAAGCTGTGGGAACTGCTTCACCAGGACGAACCAGTGCGCGCACTCGGCGCCCTCTCCGGGAACCAGGCCATGCAGATGGTCCGCGCGGGGCTGAAGGCGATCTATCTGTCCGGCTGGCAGGTCGCGGCGGACTCCAACGTCTCGGGCTCCATGTACCCAGACCAATCACTTTACCCGGCCAACTCCGGGCCGGAACTGGCGAAGAAGATCAACAAGACGCTGCAGCGCGCCGACCAGATCGAGCATATGGAAGGCGGCGCGAAGCGCGACTGGTTCGCGCCGATCGTCGCCGACGCGGAAGCCGGCTTCGGTGGCCCACTCAACTGCTTCGAGATCATGAAGGCCTATATCGAAGCGGGCGCGGCCGGCGTTCACTTCGAGGACCAGCTCGCGAGCGAGAAGAAATGCGGTCACCTCGGCGGCAAGGTGCTGATCCCTACGCAGGCAGCGGTCCGCAACCTTGATGCCGCTCGCCTCGCCGCCGATGTCTGCGGCGTTCCGACCATCATTGTCGCCCGGACCGACGCTGAGAGCGCCAAGCTCATCACCAGCGACGTCGACGAACGCGACCAGCCTTTCATTAACGGCGAGCGGACACCTGAGGGCTTCTTCCGCCTGAAGGACGGCACCGGACTCGATCATTGCATCGCGCGCGGCCTGGCTTTTGCGCCGCACGCCGACCTCCTGTGGTTTGAAACCAGCCACCCGAATATTGAGGAGGCGCGCGCCTTCGCCGAGGGCATCCACGCCCAATATGCGGGCAAGCTGCTCGCCTATAATTGCTCACCCAGCTTCAATTGGAAGGCGAAGCTCGATGAACAAACCATCGCCAACTTCCAGCGGGAGCTTGGCGCCATGGGGTACAAATATCAGTTCGTGACACTGGCCGGCTTCCACAGCCTCAACCACGCGATGTTCGAGCTAGCAAGCGCCTACCGCGACCGCGGCATGGCGGCCTATTCCGAACTGCAGCAAGCCGAGTTCGATAGCGAGGCGGCTGGCTACACCGCGACCCGCCACCAGCGCGAAGTCGGCACCGGCTATTTCGACGCGATCGCCACCGCCGTTTCCGGTGGCCAGGCATCCACCGTCGCGCTCGCAGAATCCACCGAGGCCGCCCAGTTCCAAGGGAACGAAGCGGTCGCGGCCGAGTAG
- a CDS encoding DUF4170 domain-containing protein, whose product MGHRYWVIGGHYADCRFTDLEPGTEIVHGPYSDEIKARMQWQRLTFRDRCGATERYSICVEPVLQ is encoded by the coding sequence ATGGGACACCGTTACTGGGTTATCGGCGGCCATTATGCGGACTGCCGCTTCACGGATCTCGAGCCGGGCACCGAAATCGTGCACGGGCCGTATAGCGACGAGATCAAGGCGCGAATGCAATGGCAGCGACTGACCTTCCGCGACCGCTGCGGCGCGACCGAACGCTACTCGATCTGCGTGGAGCCGGTGCTACAGTGA
- the aceB gene encoding malate synthase A: MRGAADILTPSALEFLSELHERFDGRRLNLLDKRADRQARFDAGELPDFPAETQEIRDAEWTVGAIPHDLLDRRVEITGPTNAKMVINALNSGAKVFMADFEDATSPVWEELIQGQVNLRNYWNGRLDYSDPDSGKYYAVGDNPAVLMVRPRGWHLNEEHVTVNGEEVSGALFDFAMYAWHNARSSLAHGSGPYFYLPKLESRHEAALWSDVFAIAESKLRLERGTIKATVLIETLPAAFEMDEILYALRENIVGLNCGRWDYIFSYIKRLGRSPSRLTPDRALMTMDKAFLAAYSLRLVSTCHRRQAFAMGGMSAFIPVKGDEAANQSALDKVRADKQREVGNGHDGTWVAHPALVPIAMEVFETLHGPNQLSKMPAHIPGRDEMLQLHEGPRTEAGARENIRVGVQYLAAWLGGKGAVPLYNLMEDAATAEICRTQLWQWLKFEARLADGRSFDLDLFEQWYDEEVGLLAEVPNIGEAAQLFHNMIVSDDLVEFLTLPAYELLD; the protein is encoded by the coding sequence GTGCGCGGCGCGGCGGACATCCTGACGCCGAGCGCGCTGGAGTTTCTGTCGGAGCTTCACGAGCGCTTTGACGGGCGCCGGCTCAATCTGCTCGACAAGCGGGCCGATCGTCAGGCCCGGTTTGACGCCGGCGAGCTGCCGGACTTTCCAGCCGAGACGCAGGAAATCCGCGACGCGGAATGGACTGTCGGCGCCATCCCGCACGATCTGCTCGATCGGCGCGTCGAGATTACCGGCCCGACCAATGCCAAGATGGTCATCAACGCGCTCAATTCAGGCGCGAAGGTCTTCATGGCTGATTTCGAGGACGCCACTTCACCGGTTTGGGAGGAACTGATTCAGGGCCAGGTGAATCTGCGCAATTACTGGAATGGCCGCCTCGACTACAGCGACCCCGACAGCGGCAAATATTATGCCGTCGGCGACAATCCCGCCGTGCTCATGGTCCGGCCGCGCGGCTGGCACCTCAACGAAGAGCATGTGACCGTGAACGGCGAGGAAGTCTCGGGCGCTTTGTTCGATTTCGCCATGTACGCCTGGCACAATGCGAGATCGTCGCTGGCGCACGGCTCCGGCCCATATTTTTACCTACCGAAGCTCGAAAGCCGGCACGAGGCCGCACTGTGGAGCGACGTCTTCGCGATTGCCGAGAGCAAGCTTCGGCTCGAGCGCGGAACGATCAAGGCGACGGTGCTCATCGAAACGCTTCCGGCGGCGTTCGAGATGGATGAGATCTTGTACGCGCTGCGCGAGAATATTGTCGGCCTCAACTGCGGCCGCTGGGACTACATCTTCAGCTACATAAAGCGCCTTGGGCGATCGCCGAGCAGGCTGACGCCGGACCGCGCACTGATGACGATGGATAAGGCCTTCCTTGCTGCTTACTCGCTGCGTCTGGTGTCGACATGCCACCGCCGCCAAGCGTTCGCGATGGGCGGCATGTCGGCCTTCATCCCCGTGAAGGGGGATGAAGCTGCCAACCAAAGCGCTCTCGACAAGGTCCGCGCCGACAAGCAGCGCGAGGTCGGCAACGGCCATGACGGCACCTGGGTCGCGCACCCGGCGCTGGTCCCGATTGCGATGGAAGTGTTCGAGACGCTGCACGGCCCAAACCAGTTGTCGAAGATGCCGGCCCATATCCCCGGCCGCGACGAGATGCTGCAGCTGCACGAGGGTCCACGCACCGAAGCTGGTGCCCGCGAAAACATCCGCGTCGGCGTCCAATATCTCGCGGCCTGGCTTGGTGGAAAGGGCGCGGTGCCCCTCTACAATCTCATGGAAGACGCAGCTACCGCGGAGATCTGCCGCACGCAGCTATGGCAATGGCTGAAGTTCGAAGCGCGTCTGGCCGACGGGCGCAGCTTCGACCTCGACTTGTTCGAGCAATGGTACGACGAGGAGGTCGGGCTGCTCGCCGAGGTGCCCAACATCGGCGAGGCCGCGCAGCTGTTCCACAACATGATCGTCTCTGACGACCTCGTCGAGTTCCTCACGCTCCCGGCCTACGAGTTGCTGGACTAG
- a CDS encoding L,D-transpeptidase family protein — MSAGTSDRRKYWIAGTITSSIALGAFAFVSFSPALGPVAGAIVPQLYVDSLPSAQIPVRGPYVLVDAASARLYMMMDGRVQDSMKVIVGKPETPTPVLKSVINYATVNPYWHVGADLTRTLIAPRVLKDGKAYLIQQGYEVVTEWGPGAQVISPDSVDWKAVAAGQTRVFIRQRPGPANSLGHFKFELPNGDGIYLHDTPKKELFSADMRALSHGCVRLEDAQRLARWLLGKDPPVASVPEDNVLLPRPVPIMISYLDPQSRMQLTSLQ, encoded by the coding sequence ATGAGCGCAGGCACATCTGATCGACGCAAGTATTGGATCGCGGGCACGATAACTTCGTCGATCGCGCTCGGCGCCTTCGCATTTGTCAGTTTCTCGCCAGCACTTGGACCGGTTGCGGGTGCGATCGTTCCGCAGCTTTACGTCGACTCGTTGCCCAGCGCGCAAATCCCGGTGCGCGGGCCTTATGTCCTCGTCGATGCCGCCTCGGCCCGCCTGTACATGATGATGGACGGCCGCGTTCAGGACTCGATGAAGGTGATCGTGGGCAAGCCCGAAACGCCGACGCCGGTCCTCAAGAGCGTGATCAACTATGCAACGGTGAACCCGTACTGGCACGTCGGCGCCGACCTCACGAGGACGCTAATTGCACCACGCGTGCTCAAGGACGGCAAAGCCTACCTGATCCAGCAGGGGTATGAAGTCGTCACCGAATGGGGGCCAGGGGCCCAGGTGATTTCGCCGGACAGCGTGGACTGGAAAGCGGTTGCGGCCGGCCAAACGCGAGTCTTCATTCGCCAGCGGCCAGGCCCCGCGAATTCCCTTGGGCATTTCAAATTCGAATTGCCCAACGGCGACGGCATCTATCTGCACGACACCCCGAAGAAAGAACTCTTTTCGGCAGACATGCGCGCCCTGAGTCATGGCTGCGTGCGTTTGGAGGATGCGCAGAGGCTCGCGCGTTGGCTTCTCGGCAAGGATCCGCCGGTAGCATCCGTGCCCGAGGACAACGTGTTACTGCCCCGCCCCGTGCCGATCATGATCAGCTATCTCGATCCCCAGAGCCGGATGCAGCTAACCTCGCTTCAATAA
- the rplT gene encoding 50S ribosomal protein L20: MARVKRGVTTRAKHKRLLEQAKGYYGRRKNTIRVARQAVEKAGQYAYRDRKVKKRSFRALWIQRINAAVRAEGLTYGQFIHALNLAGVTLDRKVLADIAMHEAEAFSAIIAQAKSALEKKAA; this comes from the coding sequence ATGGCACGCGTCAAACGGGGTGTAACCACCCGCGCCAAGCACAAACGGCTCCTGGAACAGGCGAAGGGCTATTACGGCCGTCGCAAGAACACGATCCGCGTCGCCCGTCAGGCCGTCGAGAAGGCCGGGCAGTACGCCTATCGCGATCGCAAGGTGAAGAAGCGGAGCTTCCGCGCCCTGTGGATCCAGCGCATCAACGCCGCGGTTCGCGCCGAAGGACTGACCTACGGCCAGTTCATTCACGCGCTGAACCTTGCCGGCGTCACGCTCGACCGCAAGGTTCTCGCGGACATTGCGATGCACGAAGCGGAGGCGTTCAGCGCCATCATCGCGCAAGCGAAGAGCGCGCTGGAGAAGAAGGCGGCCTAA
- the rpmI gene encoding 50S ribosomal protein L35 has protein sequence MPKLKTKSGVKKRFKLTATGKIKHGVAGKRHRLISHNAKYIRQNRGTEILADADTARVKAWAPYGLK, from the coding sequence ATGCCCAAGCTGAAGACGAAGAGCGGCGTCAAAAAGCGCTTCAAGCTCACCGCCACCGGCAAGATCAAGCACGGCGTCGCTGGCAAGCGCCACCGGCTGATCAGCCACAACGCCAAGTATATCCGCCAGAACCGCGGCACGGAAATTCTCGCAGACGCCGACACGGCGCGCGTGAAGGCCTGGGCCCCGTACGGCCTCAAGTAA
- a CDS encoding SDR family oxidoreductase, producing MPTVLITGANRGIGLEFARQYAADGWEVIATARQASPELDQVAARIEQLDMQNLDAVVALGSRIDRLDLLIANAGTWKPEQAQTAEDGRAWAAMLVTNTVAPYLLAKSVLRQVADAKGKLMALTSGMGSIGESSGGYAPYRSSKAALNMAWHALSVEAQRPGVVTAVLDPGWVKTRMGGANAPTPPEQSVSEMRALIERLGPDDSGGFFKRDGSRHAW from the coding sequence ATGCCCACAGTCCTCATCACCGGCGCGAACCGTGGCATCGGTCTCGAGTTCGCGCGCCAATATGCCGCCGACGGCTGGGAAGTCATTGCCACCGCCCGGCAAGCCAGCCCGGAGCTCGACCAGGTCGCCGCCCGGATCGAGCAGCTCGATATGCAGAACCTCGACGCGGTCGTCGCGCTCGGCTCGCGCATCGACCGCCTCGACCTGCTGATTGCCAACGCGGGGACCTGGAAGCCGGAGCAGGCTCAGACTGCCGAAGACGGAAGAGCTTGGGCAGCGATGCTGGTGACCAACACGGTCGCTCCATACCTGCTAGCGAAATCGGTGCTTCGGCAAGTTGCGGACGCGAAAGGGAAGCTGATGGCGCTGACCAGCGGCATGGGCAGCATCGGTGAAAGCTCCGGCGGCTACGCGCCTTATCGAAGCTCAAAGGCGGCGCTTAACATGGCGTGGCATGCGCTCTCCGTAGAAGCCCAGCGCCCTGGCGTTGTCACCGCTGTCCTCGATCCCGGCTGGGTGAAGACGCGGATGGGAGGCGCCAATGCGCCGACGCCGCCAGAGCAAAGCGTCTCTGAAATGCGCGCGCTGATCGAACGGCTCGGCCCAGACGATAGCGGCGGATTCTTCAAAAGAGACGGTTCGCGGCACGCCTGGTAG
- a CDS encoding ribose-phosphate pyrophosphokinase, with the protein MKLLAGNSNLPLARSISDYLEVPLTDASVRRFADEEVFVEINENVRGEDVFVIQSTSYPANDNLMELLICIDALRRASAKRITAVVPYFGYARQDRKPGPRTPISAKLVANLITTAGANRVLSIDLHAGQIQGFFDIPTDNLFASPVIATDIQARMANRNLLVVSPDVGGVVRARGLAKRLDNAPLAIVDKRRERAGESEVMNIIGDVEGRTCVLIDDIVDSAGTLCNAAAALKQQGATEVFAYCTHGVLSGGAAARVAKSELSELVVTDTIWTGEADPKGSKIRRLSVAPLLGEAVRRIADESSVSSLFD; encoded by the coding sequence ATGAAATTGCTTGCAGGGAACAGCAACCTACCGCTGGCCCGGTCCATTTCAGACTATCTTGAGGTGCCGCTGACCGACGCCAGCGTGCGACGGTTCGCCGATGAGGAAGTGTTCGTCGAGATCAACGAGAACGTCCGCGGCGAAGACGTATTTGTGATCCAGTCCACGAGCTACCCGGCCAACGACAATCTGATGGAGCTGCTGATCTGCATCGACGCGCTCCGGCGCGCGTCTGCGAAGCGGATCACGGCGGTCGTGCCTTATTTCGGCTATGCCCGGCAGGACCGGAAGCCCGGGCCGCGGACACCGATATCGGCCAAGCTGGTCGCGAATTTGATCACGACTGCGGGGGCGAACCGCGTCCTTTCGATCGACCTGCACGCGGGTCAGATCCAGGGCTTCTTCGACATCCCAACCGATAACCTTTTCGCTTCACCCGTCATCGCGACCGACATCCAGGCGCGGATGGCCAACCGCAATCTACTCGTCGTGTCGCCGGACGTCGGCGGCGTTGTGCGCGCGCGCGGGCTCGCTAAGCGGCTCGACAACGCGCCGCTGGCCATCGTGGACAAGCGCCGCGAGCGGGCGGGCGAATCCGAAGTCATGAATATCATCGGTGACGTCGAAGGCCGCACCTGCGTGCTGATCGACGACATCGTCGATTCGGCGGGCACGCTTTGCAACGCCGCGGCCGCGCTGAAGCAACAGGGCGCGACGGAGGTATTCGCTTATTGCACGCACGGCGTGCTTTCCGGCGGCGCCGCGGCCCGCGTGGCCAAGTCCGAGCTCAGCGAGTTGGTGGTCACCGACACGATCTGGACCGGCGAAGCCGATCCCAAGGGCAGCAAGATCCGCCGCCTGAGCGTCGCGCCCTTGCTCGGCGAGGCCGTGCGGCGGATTGCGGACGAAAGCTCGGTCTCCAGCCTGTTCGACTGA
- a CDS encoding NAD+ synthase, whose translation MTDRLRIAFAQMNQRVGDLEGNAAAMLEMRRRAKGADLLLCPELQVIGYPPEDLVLKPEFVRRTHDCTDQLVAATVEPGPAMLIGTIVNEGGSIYNAVVLADGGKVLGRTLKRELPNYGTFDEKRIFSAGPLPEPFDFKGVKIGVPICEDIWQEVVCAHLAEAGAEILLVPNGSPYELDKDDKRYQLVRSRALQTGLPIAYINRVGGQDELAFDGSSFIVHPDGERVVQMPDWDEALLITDWVRTTDGWRCETRSEHQLDAFPADVYQAMVVALRDYVGRNGFPGVILGLSGGIDSALSAAVAVDALGTDKVWGVMLPSKYTSDESLEDAQECARLLGCRHDVIPIVPGVDALNQMLPDLKGLAAENVQARLRMVTLMALSNAQGQMLLTTGNKSEMSVGYATLYGDMAGGYSVLKDAYKTTVFALSRWRNEHKPEGALGPDGPVMPERVITKPPTAELRPGQKDEDSLPPYSVLDRILDGLVDRELSVKEVADATGEDAALVASIETMMLRAEYKRRQAPPGVKIGNRNFGRDRRYPISNFFHTGPSAKASQ comes from the coding sequence ATGACCGATCGTTTGCGTATCGCCTTTGCCCAGATGAACCAACGTGTGGGGGATCTGGAGGGCAACGCGGCGGCGATGCTCGAGATGCGTCGAAGGGCGAAAGGGGCGGACCTGCTGCTTTGCCCGGAGCTGCAGGTGATCGGCTATCCGCCAGAGGATCTAGTGCTGAAGCCGGAATTCGTCCGGCGGACGCATGATTGCACCGACCAGCTAGTGGCGGCGACCGTCGAACCAGGACCCGCGATGTTGATTGGCACGATCGTCAACGAGGGCGGCTCTATATACAACGCGGTGGTGCTGGCCGACGGCGGTAAGGTGCTCGGCCGGACGCTCAAGCGTGAGCTGCCGAATTACGGCACCTTCGACGAGAAGCGCATTTTTTCGGCGGGTCCTCTCCCGGAACCCTTCGACTTCAAGGGCGTGAAGATAGGCGTGCCGATCTGCGAGGACATCTGGCAAGAGGTGGTCTGCGCGCACCTCGCGGAGGCTGGTGCCGAGATACTGCTGGTCCCGAACGGCAGCCCGTACGAGCTCGACAAGGACGACAAGCGCTATCAGCTGGTTCGCAGCCGCGCGCTGCAAACCGGCCTGCCGATCGCCTACATCAATCGAGTCGGCGGTCAGGACGAACTGGCGTTCGATGGGTCGTCCTTCATCGTCCATCCCGATGGCGAGCGTGTCGTGCAGATGCCCGACTGGGATGAAGCCCTGCTGATCACTGACTGGGTGCGCACCACCGACGGCTGGCGCTGTGAGACCCGCAGCGAGCATCAGCTCGATGCCTTTCCCGCCGATGTCTACCAAGCGATGGTCGTCGCCCTGCGCGACTATGTGGGGCGCAATGGCTTCCCCGGTGTGATCCTCGGTCTCTCCGGCGGCATCGACAGCGCGCTGTCGGCGGCAGTCGCGGTCGACGCGCTCGGAACCGACAAGGTGTGGGGCGTAATGCTTCCCTCAAAGTACACTAGCGACGAAAGTCTGGAGGACGCGCAGGAGTGCGCGCGCCTGCTAGGATGCCGTCATGACGTCATTCCCATCGTGCCCGGCGTCGATGCGCTCAACCAGATGCTTCCGGATCTCAAGGGCTTGGCAGCGGAGAACGTTCAGGCGCGGCTACGCATGGTGACGCTGATGGCGCTTTCGAACGCGCAGGGGCAGATGCTGCTGACCACCGGCAACAAGAGCGAGATGTCAGTCGGCTACGCCACCCTCTATGGCGACATGGCAGGCGGCTATTCGGTGCTGAAGGACGCCTACAAGACGACCGTTTTCGCCCTCTCGCGCTGGCGGAACGAGCACAAGCCGGAAGGTGCCCTTGGCCCCGACGGTCCGGTCATGCCGGAGCGAGTCATCACGAAACCGCCGACGGCCGAGCTCCGCCCCGGCCAGAAAGACGAAGACAGCCTGCCGCCTTACTCGGTGCTCGATCGCATCCTCGACGGCCTTGTCGATAGGGAGCTCTCGGTGAAGGAGGTCGCCGACGCGACCGGTGAGGACGCCGCTCTCGTCGCCAGTATCGAAACGATGATGTTGAGGGCCGAGTATAAGCGCCGCCAGGCGCCGCCAGGCGTAAAGATCGGAAACCGCAATTTCGGCCGAGACCGCCGCTACCCGATCAGCAACTTCTTCCACACCGGGCCGAGCGCGAAGGCGTCGCAATGA
- the gltX gene encoding glutamate--tRNA ligase encodes MTVVTRFAPSPTGRLHVGNIRTALHNFLFARKHGGCFILRIDDTDRERSTAEFDQAVRDDLQWMGLDPDQLVRQSERFDLYEREFERLKSAGRVYACYETTEELDLRRKVLLGRGLPPVYERKPADAPVPEGRAPHWRFRLDHEVPIVWHDLIRGEQRFDPKLLSDPVVRREDGSWLYLLPSVIDDVDLGITHVVRGEDHVSNSAAQIQMFEALGASPPEFAHEALLVAAEGKLSKRLGSYGAEHLRAEGVEPMAMLSVLARIGTSQPVEPVASLDALADSFDFATFGRAPAHFDPHEVELVNARLLHQLDYSDVADRLPEDATEGDWLLLRPNLQKLSDFDEWFAVLHGEVDPAVLSHEERLFIRDAAAAAEKLDWDANTWRTLTGELKQSSGRKGRDLFHPLRLALTGRDSGPEMAGLLETMGKDRALRRLEAAAKR; translated from the coding sequence ATGACTGTCGTCACCCGCTTCGCCCCGTCGCCGACCGGTCGGCTTCACGTCGGGAACATCCGAACAGCGCTTCACAATTTCCTGTTCGCGCGAAAGCATGGCGGCTGCTTCATTCTGCGCATCGACGACACCGACCGGGAGCGGTCGACCGCCGAATTCGACCAGGCGGTCCGGGACGACCTTCAGTGGATGGGCCTCGATCCTGACCAGCTCGTCCGTCAGTCGGAGCGGTTCGATCTCTACGAGCGCGAGTTCGAGCGGCTGAAGTCTGCGGGCCGCGTCTACGCCTGCTACGAGACGACGGAAGAGCTCGACCTTCGGCGCAAGGTGCTGCTCGGGCGTGGCCTCCCGCCGGTCTACGAACGCAAGCCGGCCGACGCGCCGGTGCCTGAAGGGCGGGCGCCGCACTGGCGCTTCCGGCTCGATCATGAGGTGCCGATCGTCTGGCACGACCTCATTCGGGGTGAGCAACGGTTCGATCCCAAGTTGCTCAGCGATCCGGTCGTCCGGCGCGAAGACGGCAGCTGGCTCTATTTGTTGCCGAGCGTCATCGACGACGTCGACCTCGGCATCACGCACGTCGTGCGCGGCGAGGACCATGTCTCGAACAGCGCTGCGCAGATCCAGATGTTCGAAGCACTCGGCGCGAGCCCGCCAGAGTTCGCGCACGAGGCCTTGCTTGTTGCGGCCGAGGGCAAATTGTCGAAGCGGCTTGGGTCATATGGTGCCGAACATCTTCGGGCCGAGGGCGTAGAGCCGATGGCGATGCTCTCCGTGCTCGCCCGCATTGGCACGTCGCAGCCGGTTGAGCCGGTCGCCAGTCTCGACGCGCTTGCCGACAGCTTCGACTTCGCAACCTTCGGCCGCGCGCCTGCGCACTTCGACCCGCATGAGGTCGAACTCGTCAATGCGCGACTTCTGCACCAGCTCGACTATTCCGATGTCGCCGATCGGCTCCCCGAAGATGCCACGGAGGGGGACTGGCTGCTCCTGCGCCCGAATCTGCAAAAGTTGTCGGACTTCGACGAGTGGTTTGCCGTGCTTCACGGGGAAGTCGATCCGGCGGTGCTCAGCCACGAGGAGCGTCTCTTCATCCGCGACGCAGCGGCCGCGGCCGAAAAGCTGGACTGGGACGCCAACACTTGGCGGACCCTGACCGGCGAGCTGAAACAGTCGAGCGGGCGCAAAGGTCGCGACCTGTTTCACCCCTTGCGCCTTGCGCTCACCGGACGCGACAGCGGGCCGGAGATGGCCGGCTTGCTCGAAACGATGGGCAAGGACCGCGCGCTCCGTCGCCTCGAAGCCGCTGCCAAACGCTGA
- a CDS encoding TonB family protein → MLAYAAGSRRIAARSSNPNLMLIVIGAHVAAVAILMSAKMDLPIRPTFHGTDLIFVPIENDPPPIDIKPQVPQPPRTTLSVIYRPPTQVDLVTTIGRQAETGSDPIDLGTLGGTGTTVIPHIDPIIPPNSVRSAARLLTSGAELKPPYPPMKLLNEEEGAVTVKLTIDDNGHVVAVDPVGRADPAFLASARKHVMAHWRFKPASEDGHAIASTTVVTLRFELNG, encoded by the coding sequence ATGCTCGCTTACGCCGCCGGCAGCAGGCGCATCGCCGCCCGCAGCTCCAACCCCAATCTCATGTTGATTGTGATCGGTGCGCACGTTGCCGCCGTCGCCATCCTGATGAGCGCCAAGATGGACCTGCCGATCCGACCCACCTTTCACGGAACCGATCTCATTTTCGTGCCGATAGAGAACGATCCTCCTCCAATCGATATCAAGCCGCAGGTGCCGCAACCGCCGCGGACAACGCTGTCCGTAATTTACAGGCCTCCGACCCAAGTCGATCTGGTCACGACGATAGGCCGGCAGGCCGAGACAGGGTCGGACCCCATCGACCTCGGGACGCTTGGTGGCACGGGAACCACCGTGATCCCGCACATCGATCCTATCATCCCGCCGAACTCGGTTCGCTCTGCCGCGCGCCTCTTGACGTCAGGTGCAGAGCTGAAGCCGCCCTATCCGCCAATGAAGCTTCTCAACGAGGAGGAAGGCGCGGTCACGGTCAAGCTGACGATCGACGACAACGGCCACGTCGTCGCCGTCGATCCAGTCGGGCGTGCCGATCCCGCTTTCCTTGCCTCGGCGCGCAAGCATGTGATGGCGCACTGGCGGTTCAAGCCGGCGAGCGAAGACGGACACGCGATTGCCTCGACCACCGTCGTGACGCTCCGCTTCGAGCTCAACGGCTAG
- the ribD gene encoding bifunctional diaminohydroxyphosphoribosylaminopyrimidine deaminase/5-amino-6-(5-phosphoribosylamino)uracil reductase RibD, with product MSADKRFMAEALALAEAARGQSAPNPNVGCVIVSTNGRIVGRGSTASGGRPHAEAIALQQAGKKAAGSTVYVTLEPCAHQSPRGPACAELLRAAKPERIVIALKDPDPRTSGKGIKRLRAAGIEVQLGLDRDAARRSLAGWLTRSKLGRPRVTLKLALSIDGKIALPSGESKWITGEDARRHVHLERAHSDMILVGRGTYLADQPRLDVRLPGLEERSPRRALLTHGEAVDGWEILTDPQDVYRLHDVNELLVEGGSATATAFLAEDLVDRILIYRAPIIVGEGKSSFGYVGLDAIGDAHGRWRFVDDHHLGVDRLEVYERVREG from the coding sequence GTGAGCGCCGACAAGCGCTTCATGGCCGAAGCGCTGGCGCTCGCCGAAGCCGCGCGCGGGCAGAGCGCGCCCAATCCCAACGTCGGTTGCGTGATCGTATCGACAAACGGCCGCATCGTGGGGCGCGGCTCTACCGCCTCAGGCGGCAGGCCGCATGCTGAGGCTATCGCGCTTCAGCAGGCAGGCAAGAAGGCGGCCGGCTCGACGGTTTATGTGACGCTCGAACCCTGTGCGCACCAAAGCCCGCGCGGGCCGGCGTGCGCGGAGCTCCTGCGGGCAGCCAAGCCCGAACGTATTGTCATCGCGCTTAAGGACCCCGACCCGCGCACCAGCGGCAAAGGCATCAAGCGGCTACGTGCAGCAGGTATCGAAGTTCAACTTGGCCTTGACCGTGACGCGGCAAGACGCTCCCTCGCTGGTTGGCTGACGCGATCGAAGCTTGGCCGCCCCCGCGTGACGCTCAAGCTGGCGCTGTCGATCGACGGAAAGATCGCGCTGCCGTCAGGGGAGAGCAAATGGATCACCGGGGAGGATGCCCGGCGCCACGTCCATTTGGAACGCGCGCACTCGGACATGATCCTCGTCGGGCGCGGGACCTACCTGGCCGATCAGCCGCGGCTCGACGTGAGGCTCCCCGGTCTTGAGGAGCGCTCGCCTCGGCGCGCGCTCCTCACTCATGGAGAAGCGGTCGATGGCTGGGAAATCCTTACTGATCCGCAAGATGTATATCGACTTCATGACGTCAACGAGCTGCTGGTCGAGGGCGGGTCGGCGACCGCGACGGCGTTTCTGGCCGAAGATTTGGTTGACCGCATTCTCATCTATCGCGCGCCGATCATCGTCGGCGAAGGCAAGTCATCGTTCGGCTATGTCGGCCTCGACGCGATCGGCGACGCGCATGGCCGCTGGCGGTTTGTCGACGACCACCATCTCGGCGTCGACCGCCTCGAAGTTTACGAGCGGGTCCGCGAAGGCTAG